A single Acidobacteriota bacterium DNA region contains:
- a CDS encoding flippase, producing MIEKVGKNSLILFFTKIIAPLSTFIIIYYVALKLKAEGMGEFNIIFTYLTLFQIFSELGLNTYLSKQIPISPEKKDLYFLSSVTVAFSASLFLILIIDLIIFSLPYSDVVRKSIYISSFVLIAHSINVSFEGIYNGLNRIEIYGAGILLENVFKLFFSIYGLLRGKGIVYLSIIYLFSKILASILFISFYYFKVSSKKLSLDLKFLKELIKEIFAFSGILFIYSFFWRIDIITLSILRNPADTGIYSMASKLILVWGIIPMSISQALVPILSGLKSKEYQNFKRYFSFFLNLTTWISILPFLLSFFYPEKIIRFLRLPEEFIHSSFPLKILSFMIILWYMNEIFQKTLICLDFQKKVFWIGVRSTVVGLGSIFLLTHLYGYNGTAAGLILTYLFDFSQSLFYLLRMKVFDSNNLKIFGKFAILLILNAFYLTVLKDFDLIKLAIFQGIFFLASSLLLRLTPVNLKKFMS from the coding sequence TTGATTGAAAAAGTAGGGAAAAACTCGCTTATTCTCTTTTTCACAAAAATAATAGCTCCCCTTTCAACTTTTATAATCATTTATTATGTAGCGTTAAAATTAAAAGCCGAGGGCATGGGCGAATTTAACATAATATTTACATATCTCACATTATTTCAAATATTTTCAGAGCTCGGTTTGAATACATATCTTTCAAAACAGATTCCGATTTCTCCTGAGAAAAAAGACCTTTACTTTTTATCATCGGTAACAGTAGCTTTTTCAGCTTCTCTTTTTTTAATTTTAATAATCGATTTAATTATTTTTTCTCTTCCCTATTCTGATGTCGTAAGAAAATCAATCTACATAAGTTCATTTGTTTTAATTGCTCATTCGATTAATGTTTCTTTTGAAGGAATTTACAATGGTCTCAATCGAATTGAAATCTATGGAGCAGGAATTCTTCTTGAAAATGTGTTTAAGTTATTCTTCAGTATCTATGGATTACTCAGAGGAAAAGGAATTGTATATCTTTCAATCATTTACCTATTTTCAAAAATATTGGCATCAATTCTATTTATTTCATTCTACTATTTCAAAGTGTCTTCAAAAAAATTGTCTCTTGATTTAAAATTTTTAAAAGAACTGATCAAAGAAATATTTGCATTTTCAGGGATTCTTTTTATCTATTCATTTTTCTGGAGAATAGACATCATTACTCTTTCCATTCTCAGGAATCCAGCTGACACAGGAATCTACTCGATGGCATCAAAGTTAATATTAGTGTGGGGGATAATACCAATGAGTATATCTCAAGCACTCGTTCCTATCCTTAGCGGCTTGAAGTCAAAAGAATATCAAAATTTCAAAAGATACTTTTCTTTCTTTTTAAACCTAACTACCTGGATTTCTATCCTTCCTTTTCTTTTAAGCTTTTTTTATCCTGAAAAAATCATCCGTTTCTTACGACTTCCCGAAGAATTCATTCATTCTTCATTTCCTCTTAAAATCCTCTCTTTTATGATTATCCTATGGTACATGAATGAAATTTTCCAGAAGACCCTGATATGTTTAGATTTTCAAAAAAAAGTTTTCTGGATAGGGGTAAGGAGCACAGTAGTAGGCTTAGGTTCAATCTTTTTGCTTACGCATTTATATGGATATAATGGCACTGCAGCTGGCTTGATTCTTACATATTTGTTTGATTTCAGCCAGAGTTTATTCTATCTTTTAAGAATGAAAGTTTTTGATTCAAATAATTTAAAGATTTTTGGAAAGTTTGCAATCCTTTTGATTCTCAATGCCTTTTATTTAACCGTATT
- a CDS encoding glycosyltransferase family 1 protein: MRIGIDSRELEGNPTGVGRYLEGLLKNWASLNIEFFLFFRNEIPELKFLDSPNFEKILVKKKTKNWVWEQVGILNIINKLNLDLYFSPSYSIPLLTSVPTAFALHDLSFEYNRKWFNKKEGFKRRFLAKYSSKKAKTIFTGTDFIKNEIIKHYKTEEKKIRVIPYGVKPIFHFKEYIDLEKGKGKTILTVGALFQRRNIPLLLKSFRKIIEKNPDVTLKIIGENRTFPKIDFKRICEDLGIEKKVYFIEYLQDEDLVKQYYTSDLFVSLSEYEGFGFPVLEALACGLPALLYKNLCYLEIFKDVAFFVEKMNPSEISSQILEILNMKLGTERRKEIAEYTKGFSWENTARKTISSLLELIN; encoded by the coding sequence ATGAGAATTGGAATTGATTCCAGAGAGTTAGAAGGAAACCCAACAGGGGTGGGGAGATACTTAGAGGGGCTTCTTAAAAACTGGGCAAGTTTAAATATAGAATTTTTCCTTTTTTTCAGAAATGAAATTCCTGAATTAAAATTTTTGGATTCGCCAAATTTTGAAAAAATACTTGTGAAAAAGAAAACAAAAAACTGGGTATGGGAGCAGGTGGGCATTTTAAACATAATTAATAAGTTAAATCTTGACCTTTACTTTTCTCCATCTTATTCAATTCCTCTATTAACATCTGTCCCAACAGCATTTGCGCTTCATGATCTATCATTCGAATACAACCGAAAATGGTTCAATAAAAAAGAAGGATTCAAGAGGAGATTCCTTGCAAAATATTCATCAAAAAAAGCGAAAACAATTTTCACTGGAACGGATTTTATTAAAAACGAAATCATCAAACATTACAAAACTGAGGAGAAGAAAATAAGAGTAATTCCTTATGGTGTTAAACCAATCTTTCACTTTAAAGAATACATCGATCTGGAGAAGGGAAAGGGAAAAACAATACTAACAGTGGGAGCTCTATTTCAAAGAAGAAACATTCCACTCCTTCTCAAATCTTTCAGAAAAATAATCGAGAAAAACCCTGATGTAACCCTGAAGATAATCGGTGAAAACAGAACATTCCCTAAAATTGATTTTAAAAGGATTTGCGAAGATTTAGGAATTGAAAAAAAGGTTTATTTCATCGAATATCTACAGGATGAAGATTTAGTGAAACAATATTATACTTCAGACCTCTTTGTATCTTTATCCGAGTATGAAGGGTTTGGGTTTCCTGTGCTTGAAGCTTTAGCCTGCGGATTGCCCGCACTTCTTTATAAAAATCTGTGCTATCTTGAGATATTTAAGGATGTAGCCTTTTTTGTTGAAAAAATGAACCCATCTGAGATAAGCTCTCAAATTTTAGAGATTCTTAATATGAAGTTAGGTACAGAAAGAAGAAAGGAAATTGCTGAATATACAAAAGGATTCTCATGGGAGAATACAGCCCGGAAGACTATCTCATCTTTATTGGAATTGATTAATTGA